Part of the Bacillota bacterium genome is shown below.
CGTCGCCCGTGTTTCTGGAAGTGGTCGAGACGCTGGTCGCGGGCACGTCGCGCGGCGTCGAACTCGGGCCGCGCCAGTGCTGCCGCGTGATGACGGGCGTTGTGCTTCCAGCGGGCAGCGACGCCGTGGTGCCGCAGGAAGTGGTGCGCGAGGCCGGGGATCGGCGCATCGCGGTGGAGAGGGCCGTCGAACCCGGGAGCTACACGTTTCCTGCGGGTGAGGACACGCAGCCAGGAGAGGCCGTGCTGCAGCCAGGCGTCCGGCTGTGGGCGGGACCCGTTGGCCTTCTCGCCAGTCTGGGCAGAACTCGCGTCAGGGTGAAGCGGCGCCCGGTGATGGCCGTGCTCGCAACGGGCGACGAAGTGGTGGAGGTGCGGGAGGCTCGCCTCGAGCAGGGCCAGGTCCGCAACAGCAACGCTTACAGCGTCGCGGCCCAGTTGCGGGCCTGGGGCGCGGCGCCTCTACTTGCCGGCATCGCCCCCGACAGCGAGGAAGAGCTCGCCGGCCGGGTCCAGAGCGCGGCGGACGTGGCGGACGGGCTGGTGGTCACCGGCGGCATGAGCGTGGGCTTGAGAGACCTGGTGCGGCCGGTCCTCGAACGCCTGGGTGTGCGCTGGCACCTGCACCGTGTGGCGATCCGGCCCGGGCGGCCGGTGGCATTCGGCACGTGGAACGGCAGGCCTGTCTTCGGGCTGCCGGGAACGCCCGGGGGTGCCTTCGTGGCAGCCGAACTCTTCGTCCGGCCTCTGCTCGCACGGTGGACGGGGCAGGCGTGGCGGGCCCCGGAGGTGGAGGGGTACCTTGCGGCCCCGGTCAGGATGGCTCCCGGCCGCATGCGGTGGCTGCGCGCCCGGGTGACGACCGACGACCGGGGGAGGCTCGTGGCCGAAGCGCTGGGCCGCCAGTCGTCTGCGTCGGTTCGTTCCCTGGCGGACGCCATGGCCCTAGTTGCCATCCCCCCGGAGGTGGAGGAGCTTCCGGCCGGTGCCCCGGTGCGGGTGCGCCTGCTCGAAGGGGCGGCCTGGCCTTCCTGATCGACAGACCGGGACCGCTCTACGCCACTTCTTCATAATCCCTTCACGCCTTCTCCCAAGGCCTGTGGCAGAGTAAGACCCGGAACCGGCGACGCAAGGCGCGCCGGCCCCCGGGGAATCCCCCGGGACGTGTTTGCGAGGGGGAGATGGAGAGGATGCACGCGGTTGTTTGGTCGAAGCGGCGGCAGCTGAAGCGGGCTGCGCTGGCCGTAGCGGTGGGGCTGGCCGTGGCGGCCGCGTCCGCCACGGTGCTGGCTGCACCGCCGCGGCGCGCAGCCGGCCCGGCCGCGCAGACATGGCAGGCGCCGGCGGTTGGCTACGGGTGGCAGGCGCTGGGCCTTACCGACGAGCAGATCGCCAAGATCAACGACATCCAGCAGAAGGCCGACGAGCAGGCGCTTCCCATCCGCAGCGAGCTGTTCGCCAAACGCCAGGAGCTGGCTCTGGCCCTGCGCTCGTCCGCGCCGGACCCCGCCAAGGTGAAGGAGCTCGTCGCCCGGATCAACGAGCTGGAGGGCCAGCTTGCGCAGATCCACATCCAGGCCCAGCTCGACGTGCGCGGCGTGCTCACGGACGAACAGCGGGCCAACCTCGGGACCCTCGGGTTCGGCGGGTTCGGGGGCCGGGGCGCCGGCTTCGGCCGTGGCGGGTGCGTTGGCTACGGCGCTGGAGGGTACGGCCACATGGGCCGCGGCATGGGGCGCGGTTACGGCCTGATGGGGCCGGGCCGGGGCTGGTAAGCTCCGCCCGGGTGGAGCCAAAAGGCGCCCGGCTGACACCCGGGCGCCTTCCACTCGCTCTACGCCACCGTTGTGCGACCCGCCTGCGTTACTTCGCCTTCTTCTCCGGAGCCGGCTTCTTGGTCTCCTTCGCAGGCTTCTTCTCCACCTCAAGCCACCCCCTCCCCGGCGCATCGGTGCGCCCGGAAGCGATGCCCGATCCCGTTTGCTGGCACCACTGTACC
Proteins encoded:
- the glp gene encoding gephyrin-like molybdotransferase Glp produces the protein MSRGGPAAGEVGLWGLVPYEQALDLVLDAAGRLAPLADEEVALEEAAGRVLAEAVVAHEAWPPAARAAMDGYAVRCADVAGASSSSPVFLEVVETLVAGTSRGVELGPRQCCRVMTGVVLPAGSDAVVPQEVVREAGDRRIAVERAVEPGSYTFPAGEDTQPGEAVLQPGVRLWAGPVGLLASLGRTRVRVKRRPVMAVLATGDEVVEVREARLEQGQVRNSNAYSVAAQLRAWGAAPLLAGIAPDSEEELAGRVQSAADVADGLVVTGGMSVGLRDLVRPVLERLGVRWHLHRVAIRPGRPVAFGTWNGRPVFGLPGTPGGAFVAAELFVRPLLARWTGQAWRAPEVEGYLAAPVRMAPGRMRWLRARVTTDDRGRLVAEALGRQSSASVRSLADAMALVAIPPEVEELPAGAPVRVRLLEGAAWPS
- a CDS encoding Spy/CpxP family protein refolding chaperone, producing the protein MHAVVWSKRRQLKRAALAVAVGLAVAAASATVLAAPPRRAAGPAAQTWQAPAVGYGWQALGLTDEQIAKINDIQQKADEQALPIRSELFAKRQELALALRSSAPDPAKVKELVARINELEGQLAQIHIQAQLDVRGVLTDEQRANLGTLGFGGFGGRGAGFGRGGCVGYGAGGYGHMGRGMGRGYGLMGPGRGW